The nucleotide window AGCCATCTACCCTGCAACTGCTGGATCAGATTGATCTGCTCGAATATATACTGGAGCAGCCTCATAAGAAAATAGCACAAGGCGGGATCCATCATAAAGGAAAAAGAATAATGGAATTTAAAATGGATGACATTTCTAGAGAATACCCTTATGCCATCCAAATGGCACAATCAACATTCATTCAGGCATTACTAAAAGAGGCGGAAAAATTTCCGAACTTTAAAATGCATTTCAACTCTAATGTTAAAACCCTTTTAAAAGATGAAGACGGTCAAGTGATTGGAGTGCAAGGTACCATTGAAAAGGAGCCAGCAGAAGTTTTTGCTAAAGTAACGGTAGGCAGTGATGGAAGACAATCTACAATTAGGAGAGAAGCATCATTTAAGGAAGTTAATGAGCATCACCGCAGTAACTTAATATGGTTCACAATAGATTGGCCATCCCATTTACCTCATGAATTAATGTATATGTTTACGGGGAAAAATAATCTATTCATGATTCCAAAATACCCAGATAAAATGCAAATAGGATATACATTTACAAAAGAACAACAAGCCAGGGTAAAAGAAAATAACTATAAAGAGATTAAAGATCTTGTAATTGAACAAATTCCGGAATTAAAAGAACGGGTGGAAAACTCGAAGCAATTTGTCAAGCTTCAAGTCATTTCCTTGACATTGGATCATTGGGCTTCAGATGGATTAGTTTTGGTTGGTGATGCTGCTCATGTGATGACTCCGATTGGTGTAATCGGAATTAATGTGGCTTTAGCTGATTCTATTGTGGCTGCTGAAGTAATTACTGAAGCCCTTAAAGAAGGTGACTACTCGGTTAATAAGTTGTCAGAGATAGAAGAGAAACGCAAGCCCGAAGCCGATGAACTTCAAAGATTACAAATTAAGGTGGAATCATTGATTTTTACTACAAATCCTGTTGTATCCCAGTTGCGTCCATATCTCGTACAATTCATGTCCAAAACTCCGCTAGTCAACATTCTTATGAAAAAGTTTTTCTTCCCTGTAAATCAGAGAAAGGCAGGGTAAGTTAAAAAGGAGTTTTTTTAAGGGATATGTTAGTTATTACTAACGAACACAATCAGGAAAAGCAAGATTCGTAACGAATTTCAAATGTTATATAAAAACGGCCAATCAATGTTTTAACTAACATTCAATCAAAAGGTATAATAAAAATTTTCACAAAAACGTTAGTTTGTACTAACTTAATTTAGGGGGAAGCTATGAAAATCCTGATGTTTTTATCTGAGATGATCCGAAAGAATCCTATGAAGCTTATTATCCTATCTATTGTCGCTGTCCTGCTTTTTGCTGCTGGTGCGCCTGCAATGAAAATGGCTACAGGCAATGAAACTCTGATTGAGGAGGATACGAAAGCCTATAAGGATAACCTGGCATTGGAGGAAGAGTTTGGGGGTGAATCGATTCTTGTATTATACGAAGCTGAAAAATCTGAGGACCTTTTAACAATCGATACTGTTAACCACATGGCAGGATTGGAAAAGAAGCTGGGTTCTTATGAGGATATTTATACGGTTATAAGTCCTAATACGATGATCAATCAGATTTCTGTCAAGCAGTCCGAAAAATACAAGGAAGGTCTTGATGAAGTCATTTCTGGATTGGACAAAATGGGCAGCAGCTTGACTGATATAAGCAAAAAGCTGAACCAGAATACAGGAGGGCAGCCGCCCGGCGGAAAAAATATCGAACAGAACCTGGCTGAGCTAAACAATGGATTAAGCAAAATGATCGATGGGCAGAAAAGGCTATCTGCTGGAACTGCCCAGATGGCGAATGGCTATGCGGAAATGGGCGGGCAATTGCACGAGGCTGCTCTGAACATGCAAAAAGTCAGCGAGCAGCTGGGCAAATCGCTTGATTCAAATCCGCAACAGCAAAAACATGTTCAGCAGCTGATCCAGATGAGCAATCAGTTCGTCCAGCTGTCGCAAAAAATGAATGAAGCCTCCTTGAATGGTTCAAAAATGACGGCCATCCCTGAAAATACGATTAAAGGGCTAAACGGGATGCAACAGGGGCTTAATAGTCAAAAGGCGACCTTCAGTGAATTGAATAAGAAGCAAGCGAGCCAATTGAATGATTTAAAAACATTGTCTGCCGGACTTTCGGAAATGGGGAGCAATTTGAGCAAAATGAGCGAAAACCTGGAAACAATGGTTTCCTATTCGGATAATATGTCCCCGGGCCTTCCGAAACAACGAAAAACGCTGGATAAAATGATTTATGAAGAAAATGGTGACCTTCGCGATTTATTCAGTGAAGTGATCGTTGACGATAAGTACATGCTTTTCATCGTGAAGCTGGAAGGGAATGTTGATGACTCGGTGAAAAGTGAGATTTCAGGCGCGATTAAAGAATATCTGGATGATTATAAATTGGAAGACGTCGAAACGATGGTGTCAGGAAAGCCGGTGCTTGACGATGCGATCAGGACTTCAATGAAGGAGAGCATGCAAAAAATGATGGGTCTGTCCATCCTGTTCATGATCCTTGTTTTAACGCTCGTCTTCAAGGTCAGATGGAGATTGCTTCCGCTTGTGGTCATTTTGCTGGCGGTTGTCGCAACTGTAGGTTTGATGGGATGGCTGAGCATTCCGATGACAATGGTTTCAATGGCTGTATTCCCGATTTTAATTGGGCTTGGCATTGACTATGCGATCCAGTTCCAGAGCCGCTATTCAGAAGAAATGGACACAAGGGGTGAGGCATAATGGAAAAAAACAATAATCAGAAAAGCATTTTAAGTTTAAAACAAACCGTCAAACACATAGTGCCTGCTGTAATGACAGCCATTATTGCGACAGGACTTGGCTTTATGGCGCTGTTTACCTCACCTGTTCCCATGATCCAGGATTTCGGGAAAATGCTGACACTTGGAATCTTCATCAGCTTTTTTGCCGGCTTATTTATCTTGATTCCCATTCTATTTACAAGGGACCATTTTTTTGCAAAAGAAAGCAAGAAAGGTATCAAAACAGGTAAGTCGTCAAAAACAGAGAGATTACTTGAGGGATTGACAAAGAAAGTAATTTCTTTAAAATGGCTGGTCATCTTTCTAGCTCTATCAACGGCGGTTTTTGGCATATGGGGAGATTTAAAAGCAGGTGTAGAGACCGATGTAGAAACTTTCATGCCACAGGATACACAGGAATTAAAGGATATCCACAAATTAAGAGATATACTTGGAACAACCGACCAGGTAACGATTATGTACAGCACCGACAATGTACTGGATAAAGAAACAATCAACTGGACGGACCGAATGACAGAATCAATCAGTAATGAATTTCCTGAAGTAGTAGTAGAAACAAAGTCGATTGCAAGTGTCCTTGAACAGACAAATGACGGGAAGATTCCAGAGGATCCAGAGGGAATTGTAAATGATATGCCCGAGGATCAGGTTAAGCTGCTGGTGAATGAAGGACGGACTAAAGGCGTTATCACAGTTGGCATTAAACATCTTGAGGCGAGCGAACTGAAAGAGTTTATCGGCAATCTGGAGTCCTATGTTGAAGACAAGGAGCAGAATGGCATCGATACAACTGTTACGGGCAAATCGGTACTGGATGTTGAAATGGTATCTTCGCTGACAACCGGTCGTCATGAAATGACCTTGCTTGGAATTGGGCTTGTCTTTATTGGACTTTTGGCGATCTACAGACATCCCGTAAAGGCCTTTATTCCGCTGCTTCCCATTCTTTTCATTGTTGGGTGGTCTGGGGGCATCATGTATTTGTTTGATATAAGCTATACACCGCTTACTGCCACACTTGGCGCTTTGATTATCGGAATAGGGACAGAGTTCACGATTTTGATCATGGAGCGTTTTTATGAGGAAAGGAAAAAAGGTTTCTCTGGCATTGAAGCAATAATGATTGCCAACAAAAAAATTGGCAAGGCAGTTTTAGCTTCAGGGTTATCTGTAATAGGAGGCTTTAGTGCCCTTCTTGTTTCAGACTTCGTTATTTTAAGTAATTTTGGTATGATGACCTTAATAAACGTTTTCTTTTCACTGATCAGCACAATCATTGTCATGCCAGCCATACTGGTCCTTCTAGACAGGCTGGTAAAGACTAAAACGAAAGCTGAGAGGGAAGTGCAAACAAAAACGGGGTGAACGTGGTTTGAGAGATAAAACAGACCAAATTATAAGAGCTGCAATAAATGTCTTTATCAAAAAAGGGTTTTTGCAATCAACTACCCAGGAAATAGCCAAAGAAGCAGATGTTGCAGAGGTTACCTTATACCGGAAATTTTCAACGAAGCAAAATCTATTCGAGACAGTTATTAAAAAATCACTGGAGAATCACTTCAAAACCAGGATATTTAAACTGGCGGAAGAGGAAACCGGCCGATTTTTTGAAGAAATTCTCGATGAACGTCTGGAGGTAATCTCCAAGAACCATCAATTGATTAAAATGCTTGTTTCCGAAAGCATGATGGGAAACCTGACTGGTGACCTTGATTTTCCGAGCGTCATTTATAATGGATTGAAGGCAGGAATCCAGCTGCATTTTGAAAAACAAAATATTGCCGCCGATCCAGGAATCTTTGCACACCAGATTACCGGCATCCTTGTCAGCAATGTTCTATTTGTAAAGGAGACACCCTATTACAAATTAACAAAAGAGGAAAAACAGAAGATTTTGGACCATTACACTACTTCGTTAATGGCTAATTTATAAGTAGGATTATCGAGAATGATGAGTTTTTAAGCAAAGCGTTTTAATAGAACTTGATAAAATCACCGAAAATATAATGAATAAGCAGGCTGTATGATTGCATCGATCCACAGGGATTGATGCAATTTTTTTGCAAACATTTAGCATCAAAGAGTCTTTGTTAAGCTCACTTAATTTATAGCATTAACACTTATTTAAACTGGATGGTAACCGGGGTTTTAATTTTTTTACAGCGTTTGAAATAATTTACTTTTTATGGTAATATTTAGAATATAATGATAGAACTTTTTGCGATCTCATGGAGGTGGGTTTAATGGATTTTTTGTCTTGGTATGATTGGATAACACCAACTAATCCTTTAGCATCTATATTTTTTGGTATTCTATTTACGATTATTTTAGGGATTACAGTATGGGTGGATACTAAGCAATTAAGAACAGTATTCGTCACTGCCATAACAGGGATTGCTGTAACTGGAATTGGGGTTATAATTTTAAATGCTATTGGCTGTTATGCTTAAAATACCCTTTATGCTAAGTGATTTCCTATGAACATTTAGGAGCCGTGGGGACAAACCCTGTGCTCCTTTTTTGCATTGTAGAAAGGTTTGCAAGACAGAAAGGAGTTTGCCATGAAGACGGTAAAAGCCCGGTCGGGACATACAACTCAAGACGAGATGCAAAAGAACTTCAGATTTGTAACTATTGCGTTTTTCATAATCAGTCTGTTCATTTCATTGATGAATATACAATCAATCTCGACGCTGCCAAGTTGGTTGAATATAAGTTCCATCATTCTACTAATCTGTTCAATTGTGATCTTCGGTTATGGAGTATCACTTTTTAAAAAGAGCATATCCTGGTTTAATGGAGGACTCCAAATCTTCTTTTTCCTCCTTGTCATAAGCTTTCAGCTCCTCCTGACTTCAACTGGAATGTATACAATTGGAGTCAGGGAGGGGCAAATTATCGAGGAAGTTAACTACTCCCAGTTAACCCTAGTCGTATATTTTGCTAGTGCTGTCATTTATGTTGTTTTGTCTCTATTTATCTCTTCCCCAAAACTACGGAGAATGAATAGTTACAAAGCCTATGTAACAGGAACAATTTTAGCAGTGGTAACTATTGCGTTAATATTTTTGATGCTCAATGTCATAAGGTATAAAATCTTCACCCAGCCAGATACGGGAAAGGAATCTTATCAGTTTTTTATTGGTGCTGTCCTGGCACTTTTTCCGGCCACAGTATTAGGAATTAGTATGATTCGTGCAAAATAGCGGAAGGGAAAGAGGAACGATGATCTTGTCCCATTCAGGCGTCGAAATAAAAGCTGAATGGTGCTTAAATAACCTAAGGGAAGCTAAATAACGCTTCCCTTTAAATTTGATTAGAGACATGCGAGCGGAATTTTTTTGGTGATTTAATAACCAAGAAACAGGGATTTTCAGGATACAAGAACCGTCCCCATGTCCCTCACTGTCTGGTGCTATGTTGCCACTTGTACTAAAACTTCTGCTTTAAATGCTTTCCGTGTTGATTTAAACTAAATTCATTAAGCAAGTTAAAAGAAGTGAAGTGATAAAATTGAAGCTGAAAATACAAATTCCCTTTTTTATAATCGGACTTATCCTTTTTAGTTACGGTATAGCGGTGGCAATCAAGGTTAAGTACTTAGGGGTCCACCCTTGGGATGTATTGAATATTGCACTTTATGATAAGTTTGGTTTGACAATCGGAACATGGAACGTGATTTTTGGTATCATGTTAGTTCTTGTAACGCTTTTGATTGATCGAACTTATGTTAACATTGGTACTTTTATTAATGCACTGATGGTTGGCACGATGGTTGACTTTTTTCTCTGGCTGGATATCTTGCCCCAGGCTTCCACGCTCATGTTTGATGTTTTGGTGTTGCTGCTTGGTGTGGTGATCATGGGTATCGGAGGCGGAATGTATAATGCTGCTCGAATTGGATCAGGGCCCAGAGACGGGTTTATGCTTGCGATTTCAGTTAAGCTCGGGTATTCAATCAGCAGAGTGCGAATTATTGTCGAGAGTGTCGTGCTGGTGGTTGCCCTGTTACTGGGCGGGCCGGTCTTTATTTTCACCATTATTTATACATTTATCCAGAGTCCTATTTTCCAGGCTTCCTACAAGCTCTGTACAACATGGATTGAAAAGTTATCTAGCTTAAAAAACAAAAAGGTGATTTCTATGTAATAAAACAGAGACTTGTGGCCGTTTTGTGGGACAGCGGAACCGTCTTGTTTTCTCTTCTGAGTGTAGTACGTGCTGCATCGTATGGGTTTGTATGAAGAATACCTTTAATCGATCATTGAGGGGAAGAAGAAAGTAGAAGTTCGTTTGAACGATGAAAAGAGACGAAAAAATTCAAGTAGGCAATCTGATCGAATTTGTTAAGGTGCCTGAACAAGATGAAACATTGACTGTAAAAGTAACAGAACTGCGGAGCTATGATACCTTCAAAGAGATGTATGAAAATATTCCATTCCATGACTTTGATTGTGAAGGTTGGACAATGAAAGAGATGGTAGAGGGCACTTATGAAATTTATACTCCACAGCAGGAGAAGCAGTGGGGAGCTTTAGCGATCACAATTAAATTTCAACAGAAAAGCAATGGAGATAAGTTCCGTTGCTTTTTTTATTTATCTTTCAGAAAGTTTAGCGTGGGACATTAATTTTCATATTAAACTAATTAAAAATAATTTTTAAAATTACTGTAAAAAGTGAAATAAATGTTGTTCGGATTCGACTAATTTATGAGTATAAAAAATTGATGGGAAAATGGAGTTGACCAGCTGATGATTAGCAACAAAATTTCAGAGTGGTTTTACTTGTACAACAAAGATATATACCATTTTTTAGTTTATTATATCGGCTCAAATGATGTGGAAGATCTGGTGCAGGAAGTTTTTATGCGGGCAATTAAAGGCTTTGATACGTATCAGGAAAAATCAAGTCCCAAAACCTGGCTTTTTTCGATTGCGCGCCATGTGGGGATAGATGAAATTAGAAAAAGGAAGCGTCTTAGGGTGAAGCAAATGATCAGGTTCTGGGATGACCAAACAGATAAGGCAACGCCTGAGGAAATCCTCCAGCTTAATGAAAATAACAGATTGCTTTATCAAGCAGTCCAATCGCTTAAAGCAAATTATCGGGACGTCATCATCCTTAGAGGTATTAAAGAACTTTCTGTATCTGAAACAGCATCCATTTTAAATTGGACTGAAAATAAGGTGCGTATTAACTACCATCGTGCGTTAAAGATACTGCAAAAAAGCGAAGGAGGATTTTCACTATGAAAGACCATGAGAAATTTTATGATTTAGAGAGAAAAATCAAATCATTACCAGAACCTGATTATGATAAAAAGTTCACTAAGGATACACAAGATATTATCCATGAAAATCTGCTGAAATTTGCAAGGTCAAATGATAAGAAGAAAAAAGGGAGAGCTGCGACAATGAAAAGGATTACAGCGGGTTTAGCGAGTGTAGCTGCTATACTATTATTCGCCATCCTTATTATTCCGTTTAATGAGGAACGTCCATCAAGTCCTGATTCAAATGAACAAGGGCAACAAAGCAAGGAAAATCCTCCAATAGATGAAAACAAAGTGGACGATAATAAAGATCCTCTAGATCAGAACGAACCTGATGATAAAGTAACAGATACGATTCTTTATGAAAATACAGAATATGGATTCAACTTTGAACTTCCAAAAAGTTGGGAGGGTTACAAGATTGTCTCTGATTCCTGGGAAGGTATTTCTACTGATCAACAAATAATTGAAAGTGGCCAAATCCTTTCAATTAGACATCCTGAATGGACGGAGGAAAAACCGAAACAAGATATTCCGATCATGATTTTTACACTTAATCAGTGGTCCGTACTTGAAAAGGGGGAATTTCATATTGGGGCAGCACCTGTTCGCCCATCAATCCTGGGTCAAAATAATGAGTATGTTTTTGCACTTCCACCGAGATATAACTATGCATTTCCAGAGGGGTATGAAGAAGTAGAAAACATTCTAGAAAACAATCCACTTCAACCGCAAAATGCAGAATAAAGGACATTCAATAATAAATGAAAACCATAACAACTAAATCTGGCCAAACAGAAGAAAAAGACGAGGAATGTTCATTCATTAAATCTATTGAAAAACACTAAACTCTGGATAGAGGCACTTTTTTATCAGGCTATCCGTGGTAGAGTGAAAAGAACCTTAATTGAGGTTCTTTTTTTATTTAGAAACACGAAAAAATAGATTGCGAATACTCTGATACAGTTTTAAAATGAGGGAGTCAAAGTGATAGAGAGAGAAGGATCAGCATGTGGATTGCCGCGGCATTTGTAACGACGTTGAGCTTTGGGATCAATAATACGATTTTTAAATGGAGCACTGCACGACATCTATCAAAGGTACATATTCAGTTTTTCTTTTACTTGGTAGCCTTTCTGGTCACCCTTGGTTATGGAGTGGTGTCTGGGGAGCTGGAGTTTAACTTACTGGCAATGGTCCTTGGCGGCCTGATTGGAATATTGAATGCGAATGGGAATATCCAAATGTCGAGGGCATTTGAGAACGGACCGGCCAGCCTGACGTCACCTCTGGTAGGGGCAAACGCGATATTTCCCATTCTTGGTGCAGCGATTATTTTTCACGAACAGATCAGCCTGCTCCAATGGCTAGGCATTGTTTTCATACTGGGCTCAGGCTTAGTGATTCAATATTCGCCAGGTTTGAACCGCGGAACCGAGTATGGTCCATGGCTTTTCCGGGTACTTTTGGCCATTCTTTCGTTCGGGATTCTAGGAATCTTGATGAAGACTACTTCTTATTTGCAAATCAGTTCGCTTAATACATTAATTTGCATGTATGGAGGCGGAAGTATTTATTTGGGGATTAACAGCATTCGGGAAAAAGAGCATTGGCAGCGGACGGAAGCCAATATCGGTTCACTCGTTGGGCTGATCAGTGTCATCGGCTACAGCTGTTACTTTTATGCATTGCAAGAGGGAACAGCCAGCATCATCTTCCCAATTGTGAGCCTGAATTGCCTGGTCGTCATACTTGCTGGCATCTGGCTTTTCAAGGAGAAAATCAAAATGTACCAGCTCGTTGGAATTTTTTCAGCTTTGCTTGGTATTATTTTTACAAAAATTTGAGTTAATTAGGGTGGCGGCACTGAATTGACTCCATAATGGTAGACAGGGGATTGTGATCTGTCTCGAATATTACATATAGCTTGCTAACCTTAATTGGATAGCAAGCATTTTTTATGAGTATTTGAGTCTTTTGACTCATATTTTTACAAGAGGGAAATTTGGATATTTGTGGAATTATATATTGGTTATGTCAAATTTTCAGGAGTGGTTATGAATAATCATGTGATTGAGTCTTTTGATGATTTGCTGTCTGCGGCTATTGTGGTTCTTTCTAGTC belongs to Mesobacillus sp. AQ2 and includes:
- a CDS encoding MMPL family transporter, producing MEKNNNQKSILSLKQTVKHIVPAVMTAIIATGLGFMALFTSPVPMIQDFGKMLTLGIFISFFAGLFILIPILFTRDHFFAKESKKGIKTGKSSKTERLLEGLTKKVISLKWLVIFLALSTAVFGIWGDLKAGVETDVETFMPQDTQELKDIHKLRDILGTTDQVTIMYSTDNVLDKETINWTDRMTESISNEFPEVVVETKSIASVLEQTNDGKIPEDPEGIVNDMPEDQVKLLVNEGRTKGVITVGIKHLEASELKEFIGNLESYVEDKEQNGIDTTVTGKSVLDVEMVSSLTTGRHEMTLLGIGLVFIGLLAIYRHPVKAFIPLLPILFIVGWSGGIMYLFDISYTPLTATLGALIIGIGTEFTILIMERFYEERKKGFSGIEAIMIANKKIGKAVLASGLSVIGGFSALLVSDFVILSNFGMMTLINVFFSLISTIIVMPAILVLLDRLVKTKTKAEREVQTKTG
- a CDS encoding DMT family transporter; protein product: MWIAAAFVTTLSFGINNTIFKWSTARHLSKVHIQFFFYLVAFLVTLGYGVVSGELEFNLLAMVLGGLIGILNANGNIQMSRAFENGPASLTSPLVGANAIFPILGAAIIFHEQISLLQWLGIVFILGSGLVIQYSPGLNRGTEYGPWLFRVLLAILSFGILGILMKTTSYLQISSLNTLICMYGGGSIYLGINSIREKEHWQRTEANIGSLVGLISVIGYSCYFYALQEGTASIIFPIVSLNCLVVILAGIWLFKEKIKMYQLVGIFSALLGIIFTKI
- a CDS encoding RNA polymerase sigma factor yields the protein MISNKISEWFYLYNKDIYHFLVYYIGSNDVEDLVQEVFMRAIKGFDTYQEKSSPKTWLFSIARHVGIDEIRKRKRLRVKQMIRFWDDQTDKATPEEILQLNENNRLLYQAVQSLKANYRDVIILRGIKELSVSETASILNWTENKVRINYHRALKILQKSEGGFSL
- a CDS encoding TetR/AcrR family transcriptional regulator, with translation MRDKTDQIIRAAINVFIKKGFLQSTTQEIAKEADVAEVTLYRKFSTKQNLFETVIKKSLENHFKTRIFKLAEEETGRFFEEILDERLEVISKNHQLIKMLVSESMMGNLTGDLDFPSVIYNGLKAGIQLHFEKQNIAADPGIFAHQITGILVSNVLFVKETPYYKLTKEEKQKILDHYTTSLMANL
- a CDS encoding MMPL family transporter produces the protein MKILMFLSEMIRKNPMKLIILSIVAVLLFAAGAPAMKMATGNETLIEEDTKAYKDNLALEEEFGGESILVLYEAEKSEDLLTIDTVNHMAGLEKKLGSYEDIYTVISPNTMINQISVKQSEKYKEGLDEVISGLDKMGSSLTDISKKLNQNTGGQPPGGKNIEQNLAELNNGLSKMIDGQKRLSAGTAQMANGYAEMGGQLHEAALNMQKVSEQLGKSLDSNPQQQKHVQQLIQMSNQFVQLSQKMNEASLNGSKMTAIPENTIKGLNGMQQGLNSQKATFSELNKKQASQLNDLKTLSAGLSEMGSNLSKMSENLETMVSYSDNMSPGLPKQRKTLDKMIYEENGDLRDLFSEVIVDDKYMLFIVKLEGNVDDSVKSEISGAIKEYLDDYKLEDVETMVSGKPVLDDAIRTSMKESMQKMMGLSILFMILVLTLVFKVRWRLLPLVVILLAVVATVGLMGWLSIPMTMVSMAVFPILIGLGIDYAIQFQSRYSEEMDTRGEA
- a CDS encoding FAD-dependent monooxygenase, with product MKNIKTDVCIVGTGPSGALLGLLLAKQGHEVLLLEKFTNLERDYRGEILQPSTLQLLDQIDLLEYILEQPHKKIAQGGIHHKGKRIMEFKMDDISREYPYAIQMAQSTFIQALLKEAEKFPNFKMHFNSNVKTLLKDEDGQVIGVQGTIEKEPAEVFAKVTVGSDGRQSTIRREASFKEVNEHHRSNLIWFTIDWPSHLPHELMYMFTGKNNLFMIPKYPDKMQIGYTFTKEQQARVKENNYKEIKDLVIEQIPELKERVENSKQFVKLQVISLTLDHWASDGLVLVGDAAHVMTPIGVIGINVALADSIVAAEVITEALKEGDYSVNKLSEIEEKRKPEADELQRLQIKVESLIFTTNPVVSQLRPYLVQFMSKTPLVNILMKKFFFPVNQRKAG
- a CDS encoding ASCH domain-containing protein → MKRDEKIQVGNLIEFVKVPEQDETLTVKVTELRSYDTFKEMYENIPFHDFDCEGWTMKEMVEGTYEIYTPQQEKQWGALAITIKFQQKSNGDKFRCFFYLSFRKFSVGH